CCGCCGGATGCGCCCGCGGGGAGGGGAGGTGGCGCCGGAAGCAGCCGTATTATTCATCATATCGCCCATCCGAGCATCATTCCGTCCCATAACTGATCATTTTTGAAACAAGTTGACCAAGCGGTCAATTTGTTTATAGCATCCATCCAAAGACGCCGACAAACGGCCCGGCGGGACCGAACCAACGGAACCGATCCCAGAAGAGGCCCGGCGGAAAGCAACGAAGCGACCAACGGAACAGGAGCAGGCGGGATGACGAGCGTGATGGACGTGCCGGCGGACATCGCTCCCGGGAGGCTGTCGCCGCGGGAGTACGAGGCCAACTTCGACGATGCCGCGCCGCCGCTGAGCCGCAAGCAGGCGCTGATCGAGGCGGCGCGCTGCTACTACTGCTATGACGCGCCCTGCATGGAGGCCTGCCCGACCGGCATCGACATCCCGAGCTTCATCAGGAAGATCGCCGGCGACAACCTCAAGGGCTCCGCCGTCACGATCCTGGAGGAGAACATCATGGGCGGCATGTGCGCCCGGGTGTGCCCGACCGAGATCCTGTGCGAGCAGGCCTGCGTCCGCACCGCGCAGGAGCACAAGCCGGTGGCGATCGGCGCGCTTCAGCGCCATGCGACGGACTGGCTGTTCGAGCGCGGCATCCAGCCGTTCGAGCGGGCGGCCCCGACCGGCCGCAAGGTCGCCGTGGTCGGCGCCGGCCCGGCCGGCCTGTCCTGCGCGCACCGGCTGGCGATGCACGGCCACGAGGTGACGGTGTTCGAGGCTCGGGAGAAGCCCGGCGGCCTGAACGAGTACGGCATCGCCGCCTACAAGGTGACCGACGGTTTCGCCGGGCGGGAGGTGGATTTCATCCTGTCGCTGGGCGGCATCACGATCGAGTACGGCAAGGCGCTGGGGCGCGACGTCACCCTGGCGGAGCTGCGGGCCGGCTTCGGCGCGGTGTTCCTGGGACTGGGCCACAACGCGGTCAACGCGCTTCGGATCGAGGGCGAGGAGCTGGAAGGGGTGGTCAACGCGGTGGATTTCATCGCGGCGCTGCGCCAGGCCCCGGACAAGTCGGCGCTGCCGGTCGGGCGCCGGATCGTCGTGATCGGCGGGGGCAACACCGCGATCGACGTGGCGACCCAGTCCAAGCGGCTGGGGGCGGAGGACGTCACGATCGTCTACCGGCGCGGCCCCGACGGCATGTCGGCGACGGGAGCCGAGCAGGAATGGGCGCAGACCAACGGCGTCCGGATCAAGCACTGGGCCCAGCCGCGCCGGGTGATCGGGGCGGGCGGCCGGGTCCGCGAGGTTGAGTTCGAATACACCGTCCTGGACGAGGCCGGACGCCTGGCCGGTACCGGGGAGCTGTTCC
This Skermanella mucosa DNA region includes the following protein-coding sequences:
- a CDS encoding NAD(P)-dependent oxidoreductase, which translates into the protein MTSVMDVPADIAPGRLSPREYEANFDDAAPPLSRKQALIEAARCYYCYDAPCMEACPTGIDIPSFIRKIAGDNLKGSAVTILEENIMGGMCARVCPTEILCEQACVRTAQEHKPVAIGALQRHATDWLFERGIQPFERAAPTGRKVAVVGAGPAGLSCAHRLAMHGHEVTVFEAREKPGGLNEYGIAAYKVTDGFAGREVDFILSLGGITIEYGKALGRDVTLAELRAGFGAVFLGLGHNAVNALRIEGEELEGVVNAVDFIAALRQAPDKSALPVGRRIVVIGGGNTAIDVATQSKRLGAEDVTIVYRRGPDGMSATGAEQEWAQTNGVRIKHWAQPRRVIGAGGRVREVEFEYTVLDEAGRLAGTGELFRIPADMVFKAIGQCFVPAAVGDADLAELLEFRPDGRFAVNEDRQTSLPTVFAGGDCVPGIDLTVSAVQDGKVAAEAIHRLLVAS